Genomic segment of Trichoderma breve strain T069 chromosome 7 map unlocalized scaffold00007, whole genome shotgun sequence:
GGAGAATCGCTGGGAAGAAGCATTAGGATATTGCGGCAATTTCCTAACTAAAAGGAGAGGGATCGTCTATTTTATTCACCAATCCGCCAAAGACTTCATTATCAACAAGGCCTCTGCTAAATTATTTTCTGACGGTGTGCAGTGCATTAACAGGCACATATTCAAAGTCTCCATCTCAACAATGATGAACACGTTGAGGAGAGATATTTACGGTCTCACCAAACCTGGATTTCTCATGTATGATCTCACTGATCAGGATGTTCCAAGTCCTGATCCACTTGCCCCAGTCGGATACTGCTGTGTATATTGGATCGATCACTTTGCGGAATCAATTTCACATTCTAACGATGACATATGCCAAGAGCTCATATACAAATTCATTAAAGAGAAGTATATATATTGGCTGGAGTCTTTGAGTCTTCTTCGTAGCATGTATCACGGGCAAATGGGAATGCAGAAGCTGAATAGGCTTTTGGTGAGCTCATATATTTACTACTGAAAGAATGCCTGTACTGATCAGATTACTAGGCTGACACACAATGGCATGGACTAAAAGACCAAGTATGGGATGCTCGTCGATTCATCCAAATGTTTGGTAAAGCTATAGAGGATGCTCCTTTACAAGTTTACATATCTGCATTGCTCTTTAGTCCAACTGGGAGCATCACTCGTAAACAATTCAACGCGGAAGCCCCACCTTGGGCTCGAATCTGGCCGAATGTCACAAATTGGACCTCTTGTGTACAGAGACTAGACGGAGGTCGTCAAGCATGTTATGAAGTCTTGAGCGTGTCTGCCTGCTGTACCTGGTTGGCAGCTCTTGAGACCAAGAACCAAATGATCTGGACATGGGATATTGAGACAGGCAGAACATTATGCGGCATCGAACATCCATACAAAAAGCTTTTCTACGGATGGTTTAACTTTTCTCTACGGAACAACAATGAGTTGATCGTCTACAACGCTTGCCGGAACTTGCTGACGATCTGGGATATTATTTCAAGTAAAATTGTACGACAAATCGGACTTCCGCGTGGGAGAATAAATGCTATCTCATTGCTACCTTCTGCGCCTGATTTTCTTGGTATGATTTTTTATGCTGATAACGGAAAGATGATTTTTGGTCTTTGGAACACTcagaaagatgaagacatGAAGACTACAATTTTATCTCTTGAAGGAGGCGTTAGGGATATTGCATTCTCGCCTATTAGCAACGATATACTTGCCATGAATGTCAATACACCGAATGGGCGACAACTTATTATCTACAGCATTGATACAGATAGTATCGTTCGCACATTCAACTTTGGTTGGATCAGCCGCGTCGCATTTTCCCCTAATGGTAAACATGTGGCCAGCTTTATTTTCTATGGGGGGAGTTTGCCTACGTGCACTTTACTTGATATTATGACGGGAGAAACCATATTAAAAATCGAACTACAAGGGATCCCAAGTGGAAACCCAGCATTTTCAAATGATGGGCGGCTGCTAGCAGTCGGATCTGAGAACTCGATCCAAATTTGGGATGTAGCGTCGCGTCAATGCTTGCAGAGGACCAAAGCGGCGTCTTATTGTCCAGTCTTTTCACCAAATGGAACAAACCAACTTTTTGGCGGCTCCAAGGGATCAATTGCGGTCGTAGAAATTGTTCAGCACGAAATGGTCTCGCTAGATTCGGATCCGTCCCATTCGAAGGAGAAGCGAATTTCGATTTCCCCCGATGGGAGAATGGTTGCGACATGGGATGCTGAAGTATTAAAAATCTGGAATACCGACTCTGCAGCGCACGTATTTGATATTCCTACTGGAGATAGTCATTGGCACTATGGGGCTTTATTTTCTCCTGATTCAGCAATGATAGCTCTTACATCGATGAATTCCGCTGCTGTTTGGGATATCTCTTCGAAAGACGCGAAGCGAATCTACTATCAAAACAAGCTGTTTGGAGCAAACCGCAATCCTAGAGTAacagccttttttttcaaagGTCAATCAAGCTTGAGGGCCGAGGGGAAAGATAATATTTTGCGAGCTCAAGACAAGTACAATTATGCTATATATCCTTGCGGCTCATGGATTACCCTTGATTCAGAAAGACTTGTATGGCTTCCCCCTGAATATCGACCTGTGGGGAGAAAGTGGAATTGTAGTGTGCAGCGTAGCTGTGTTGCAATATCAAACGACTCAACGCCTCTTTTTATCTTGAAATTCTGTTGCGGTATGTGTCCCCGGCGAATGACACCCGATCGTGGGGCCATAACGGAATGCACATCAACTGCTCCGGAAAGGCACAAAAGTACCTTTACGTGGAACCCAAATGATGATTTTGACGTTCAGTTTTTGGATTGGTTTATTGGATAATGATATGATGGAGGCTAGGATTTATGAAGTTTTAGATGTCATGATAGTAAAAGATCATAGAAGGGGTGGTCTTTGTCAAAGATCTTTGGCCGCAATCCCAGAAGCATGAATGTAGTAAGAGAAAAGGGTTACGTGTATATTATAAATACCCTTGGGGGAAGAGGCTTGCATATATGAGCGCAAATAATGAGTCACTATTATTCCAAGTCAGAGGCAAGATCCTCATCGATGTCTTTATAAATATACCTGCTTCCTTCAAACTCTAGTTCTAACATTACCATCTCATCTGCCGAAATATTTAAGCTCAAGGTATCTAACTTATGCCTGAGTACTATAGTCGCTGCTTCTATTGAGATACACGCTCATCCAGTTTCTTGGCGTTGAATGTCTCGTCTCTAGTCTCTTTCAGAAAAGAAATTAACCGCGTACCTCCTGTTCCAATCATCGCATCATTCGCTGCATTCTCCATCCCATAGGACACTGGGCTGGCTAAATTTCGCCTAGATTCGCCCTTCAGCGGCTTTTTGGAAGGTAAAATAATGTATCTTGTCACAATCTGAATATGTATGGATCGAAACTCACAAAGTTGATCAGCGGCAGCCAGGTACGAGGACCGTAGCCTTTGGTGCTCCGCCGATGCAACTTCACCTTCCGGCAACATTGCCAGCTCGCGGATATTGCATGCTTCGGCAATATGCAAGAGAAATCGGCGATGTGGTCCCGGCATATAATCTCTAGCCTCATGGTGAAAGCTCTTCTGGTCGGTGGCGCAGTTGGAGTTGTGTTCGATGCCGAGAACGACGTCCAAGAGCTGTATGAGGCAGCTCTGCCCATTGCTGCCGCCCTGCAattgccgccattggcctTTACCCTCACCCTCGTCGTAAAAAACACCTCGAGGCAAGCCAGCGGCTCCCATATTCTTGCTGCCAGCCAAGAACGGCCTGACGCGATGATAGAAGATCATCGGGTCACACTTTTCGTACATTCTTTCTAATAGCATGCCTGCGGACTTAATAAATGATTTAATATCCTGGAGCTTGTCACTGATGACATTGTAGTTTCGTGTCTTGATGGCCTCCGTAGCACCGACAATAGTCTGTATGATACCACTGGCCTTGGCTTCCATGGCTACACTGATCAGTAGAAACCACGACTCAGATTCTGTCTCAGTGAACGTGAAGAGTGTGCTGAGATCTTCTGGCTCGGAAAAGTCTTCCCCCGAGCAACTGAAGTTCCAAAGACTAGCTGCTGTGTAAGTAAGAACCGGGGGGAGTTCCACATGTGCGGACACCGCTTGAAACGGTATTGTAATTTGAGGCGGTAAAACTTCCTCTGGGTTATCGCCAGCCCATATGTATGCATGCGTCATGTACGCCAGCATTACATATGCTCGGCGCCACTCAGGTTCTGTGCTCAGGCCATCTGTTGACAAAATAGAGAGTCGATTTATGGCGTCTCGCATCTCTCT
This window contains:
- a CDS encoding indoleamine 2,3-dioxygenase domain-containing protein, with the protein product MSPPTIVFDSSECNQLAETRDFSLARNTFLPQEKPCKQLSDKYYEPWETIAAQLRTLIENREMRDAINRLSILSTDGLSTEPEWRRAYVMLAYMTHAYIWAGDNPEEVLPPQITIPFQAVSAHVELPPVLTYTAASLWNFSCSGEDFSEPEDLSTLFTFTETESESWFLLISVAMEAKASGIIQTIVGATEAIKTRNYNVISDKLQDIKSFIKSAGMLLERMYEKCDPMIFYHRVRPFLAGSKNMGAAGLPRGVFYDEGEGKGQWRQLQGGSNGQSCLIQLLDVVLGIEHNSNCATDQKSFHHEARDYMPGPHRRFLLHIAEACNIRELAMLPEGEVASAEHQRLRSSYLAAADQLCEFRSIHIQIVTRYIILPSKKPLKGESRRNLASPVSYGMENAANDAMIGTGGTRLISFLKETRDETFNAKKLDERVSQ